The proteins below come from a single Comamonas antarctica genomic window:
- the purD gene encoding phosphoribosylamine--glycine ligase, which produces MKILVIGGGGREHALAWKMAQSPKSTKVYVAPGNGGTALAGGKLENLALTDVVALREWAQAEKVGLTVVGPEAPLAAGVVDEFRAHGLRVFGPTKAAAQLESSKAFSKAFMARHNIPTAAYDTFTDAALAHAYVDRIGAPIVVKADGLAAGKGVVVALTLQEAHDAVDFMLVDNKYGVSHNAGGARVVIEEFLEGEEASFIVLCDGKNVLALATSQDHKRLKDGDEGPNTGGMGAYSPAPVVTADVHARAMREIILPTIRGMERDGIPFTGFLYAGLMIDGSGHPKTLEFNCRMGDPETQPIMMRLKSDLVDVMSAAVDGKLDQVELEWDRRTALGVVMAAHGYPESPRKGDAITGLPAEADDAMVFHAGTELVDGVPRVNGGRVLCVTALADSVKQAQARVYDVARSIHFDGMQYRRDIGFRAIKS; this is translated from the coding sequence ATGAAAATTCTTGTGATTGGCGGCGGAGGCCGTGAGCACGCTTTGGCGTGGAAGATGGCGCAATCGCCCAAGTCCACCAAGGTGTATGTCGCACCGGGCAACGGTGGCACGGCGCTGGCGGGCGGCAAGCTCGAGAACCTGGCGCTGACCGATGTCGTGGCGCTGCGCGAATGGGCGCAGGCCGAGAAGGTCGGCCTGACCGTGGTCGGCCCCGAGGCGCCGCTGGCAGCGGGCGTCGTGGACGAGTTCCGCGCGCACGGCCTGCGCGTGTTCGGCCCGACCAAGGCTGCGGCGCAGCTGGAAAGCTCCAAGGCGTTCTCCAAGGCCTTCATGGCGCGCCACAACATCCCCACGGCAGCCTACGACACCTTCACCGACGCGGCGCTGGCCCATGCCTACGTGGACCGCATCGGCGCGCCCATCGTGGTCAAGGCCGACGGCCTGGCCGCCGGCAAGGGCGTGGTCGTGGCGCTGACGCTGCAGGAAGCGCATGATGCGGTCGACTTCATGCTGGTCGACAACAAGTACGGCGTGAGCCACAACGCGGGCGGCGCGCGCGTCGTCATCGAGGAATTCCTCGAAGGCGAAGAGGCCAGCTTCATCGTGCTGTGCGACGGCAAGAACGTGCTGGCGCTGGCCACCAGCCAGGACCACAAGCGCCTCAAAGACGGCGACGAAGGTCCGAACACCGGCGGCATGGGCGCGTATTCGCCCGCGCCCGTGGTCACGGCCGACGTGCATGCACGCGCGATGCGCGAGATCATCCTGCCGACCATCCGCGGCATGGAGCGCGACGGCATTCCGTTCACCGGCTTCCTGTACGCGGGCCTGATGATCGACGGCTCGGGCCACCCCAAGACGCTGGAATTCAACTGCCGCATGGGCGATCCCGAAACGCAGCCGATCATGATGCGCCTCAAGAGCGATCTGGTCGACGTGATGAGCGCCGCCGTCGACGGCAAGCTCGATCAGGTCGAGCTCGAATGGGACCGCCGCACCGCGCTGGGCGTGGTCATGGCAGCGCACGGCTACCCCGAGTCGCCGCGCAAGGGCGATGCGATCACCGGCCTGCCGGCCGAAGCCGACGATGCGATGGTGTTCCATGCGGGCACCGAGCTGGTCGACGGCGTGCCGCGTGTCAACGGCGGGCGCGTGCTGTGCGTGACGGCGCTGGCCGACAGCGTCAAGCAGGCGCAGGCGCGCGTGTACGACGTGGCGCGCAGCATCCATTTCGATGGCATGCAGTACCGCCGCGACATCGGCTTTCGCGCCATCAAGAGCTGA
- a CDS encoding YebC/PmpR family DNA-binding transcriptional regulator — protein MAGHSKWANIQHRKGRQDEKRGRIWTRIIREIMVAARTGGGDLDANPRLRLAVEKAKAANMPADNIKRNIDKATGNLEGVNYEEIRYEGYGIGGAAIIVDTMTDNRVRTVADVRHAFSKYGGNMGTEGSVAFQFKHCGQIIFAPGTSEDRVMEVALEAGAEDVVVDAEGAIEVLTAAPDFEAVRNALEAAGLKPDAAEVTMRPENTIALEGDDATRMQKLLDMIEDLDDVQDVYHNADL, from the coding sequence GTGGCAGGACACAGCAAATGGGCAAATATCCAGCACCGCAAAGGTCGCCAGGATGAAAAACGGGGCCGCATCTGGACCCGTATCATTCGGGAAATCATGGTGGCCGCACGCACCGGCGGCGGCGACCTGGATGCCAATCCCCGGCTGCGCCTGGCGGTTGAAAAGGCCAAGGCGGCCAACATGCCTGCGGACAACATCAAGCGCAACATCGACAAGGCCACGGGCAATCTCGAAGGCGTGAACTACGAGGAAATCCGCTACGAAGGCTACGGCATCGGCGGCGCGGCCATCATCGTCGACACCATGACCGACAACCGCGTGCGCACCGTCGCCGACGTGCGCCACGCCTTCAGCAAATATGGCGGCAACATGGGCACCGAAGGCTCGGTGGCCTTCCAGTTCAAGCATTGCGGCCAGATCATCTTCGCGCCCGGCACGTCCGAAGACCGCGTGATGGAAGTCGCGCTCGAAGCCGGTGCCGAGGACGTCGTGGTCGACGCGGAGGGCGCCATCGAGGTGCTCACCGCAGCCCCCGACTTCGAGGCCGTGCGCAACGCGCTCGAAGCCGCGGGCCTCAAGCCCGACGCGGCCGAGGTGACCATGCGCCCAGAGAACACCATCGCCCTCGAAGGCGATGACGCGACCCGCATGCAAAAGCTGCTGGACATGATCGAAGACCTGGATGACGTTCAAGACGTTTACCACAACGCAGACTTATGA
- a CDS encoding helicase HerA-like domain-containing protein produces the protein MAPPLLIAQHSATECALLPALANRHGLITGATGTGKTVTLQKLAESFSQIGVPVFMADVKGDLAGISQPGSIGEKLAASLKERGIAPPQPLACPATLWDVFGQQGHPVRATVSDMGPLLLGRMLALNDTQMGVLNLVFKIADDSGLLLLDLKDLRAMLQHVGDNARQFTTEYGNISAASVGAIQRGLLQIESQGGDQFFGEPMLNIEDLMQTDAAGKGVVNILSADRLMNAPRLYSTFLLWLLSELFEKLPEIGDPEIPRLVFFFDEAHLLFADAPKVLLERIELVVRLVRSKGVGVYFVTQNPLDIPDSVLAQLGNRVQHALRAFTPRDQKAVKATATTMRQNPGLDIEAAITELGVGEALVSFLDEKGRPGITERVYVIPPGSQIGPITAAQRQALLQSSLVAGIYEKAEDRESAYEILRQRTAEAAPVAKAPTSAGAGKGQAADAAEPGMLGGLNELLFGRTGPRGGKHDGLVQTMAKSTVRTMGNSLGRQILRGVLGGILGNKK, from the coding sequence ATGGCCCCACCACTTCTGATCGCTCAGCACTCTGCCACAGAATGTGCGCTGCTGCCGGCCCTGGCAAATCGCCATGGCCTGATCACCGGCGCGACCGGCACCGGCAAGACGGTGACGCTGCAAAAGCTCGCCGAAAGCTTCTCGCAGATCGGCGTGCCGGTGTTCATGGCCGACGTCAAGGGCGACCTGGCCGGCATCAGCCAGCCCGGCAGTATCGGCGAAAAGCTCGCGGCTTCGCTCAAGGAACGCGGCATCGCGCCACCGCAGCCGCTGGCCTGCCCCGCCACGCTGTGGGACGTGTTCGGCCAGCAAGGCCACCCGGTGCGCGCCACGGTCTCCGACATGGGCCCGCTGCTGCTGGGCCGCATGCTCGCGCTCAACGACACGCAGATGGGAGTGCTGAACCTGGTGTTCAAGATCGCCGACGACAGCGGCTTGCTGCTGCTCGATCTCAAGGACCTGCGCGCCATGCTGCAGCATGTGGGCGACAACGCCAGGCAGTTCACGACCGAGTACGGCAACATCAGCGCGGCCAGCGTGGGCGCGATCCAGCGCGGCCTGCTGCAGATCGAGAGCCAGGGCGGAGACCAGTTCTTCGGTGAGCCGATGCTCAACATCGAGGACCTGATGCAGACCGATGCTGCTGGCAAGGGCGTGGTCAACATCCTCTCGGCAGACAGACTGATGAATGCGCCGCGGCTTTACTCCACGTTTTTGCTGTGGCTGCTGTCGGAGCTGTTCGAGAAGCTGCCGGAAATCGGCGATCCCGAAATACCCCGGCTGGTGTTTTTCTTCGACGAGGCCCACCTGCTGTTTGCCGATGCGCCCAAGGTGCTGCTCGAGCGCATCGAACTGGTCGTGCGCCTGGTGCGCTCCAAGGGCGTGGGCGTGTATTTCGTCACGCAGAACCCGCTGGACATACCCGACAGCGTGCTGGCCCAGCTCGGCAACCGCGTGCAGCATGCGCTGCGCGCGTTCACGCCGCGCGACCAGAAGGCCGTGAAGGCCACGGCCACGACCATGCGCCAGAACCCGGGCCTGGACATCGAGGCGGCGATCACCGAGCTCGGCGTGGGCGAGGCGCTGGTCAGCTTCCTCGATGAAAAGGGCCGCCCGGGCATCACCGAGCGCGTCTATGTGATTCCGCCGGGCAGCCAGATCGGCCCGATCACCGCGGCCCAGCGCCAGGCATTGCTGCAGTCGTCGCTGGTGGCGGGCATCTATGAAAAGGCCGAGGACCGTGAATCGGCCTATGAAATCCTCAGGCAGCGCACCGCCGAGGCCGCACCTGTGGCCAAGGCGCCCACGTCTGCGGGCGCCGGCAAGGGCCAGGCTGCGGATGCGGCCGAGCCCGGCATGCTGGGCGGGCTCAACGAACTGCTGTTCGGCCGCACCGGTCCGCGCGGCGGCAAGCATGACGGCCTGGTGCAGACCATGGCCAAGTCCACGGTGCGCACCATGGGCAATTCGCTGGGCCGGCAGATACTGCGCGGGGTGCTCGGCGGCATCCTGGGCAACAAGAAATAG
- a CDS encoding pyrroloquinoline quinone-dependent dehydrogenase — protein sequence MNFKTLALAAAISATFVPAAFADMAAYRPVTDANVLNPEAGEWLMWRRTVDNQAYSPLEQVNAKNVGELRMEWSWSLPVGGLTEVAPLVRDGVMFVGMNRSVVQALDATNGNLIWEYKHKNPEWTGGYHASQADRQRNNIVLYKDKVYLTTADAKIVALDAKTGKSLWETQAADWKKGFSYTAGAMVVNGLIYTGMSGCSIADTGGGCFIMAHDAETGKEVWRVNTLSDLTRKEVEASWNGIPPENRYGGSAWITGAYDAKRDTLFWGVGMPIPWAESVRGTQGGATLYTNSTLAIDAKTGKVKWYYQHLGRDDWDLDSVFERVLVESEIAPDAKEVRYMSAKVKPGKKYDVIVTVPGKYGTAFVLERDTGDLLWARDTAYQNVVKGFTKDGKSIPNADLISKTIDQTVHVCGGRSLGKLWQAGAYSPKTNSFYFPMAESCRDLTPNPGEYVTGGALGFQKSGPAQAAPGETNTGRFYAFNVKTGKMEWVKKQAALFTSSALTTAGDLVFVGDSMRNFTAFEQASGKQLWNSKLNTSVSGNPMTYSVNGKQYIAITTGPHAQTPTAVAVNPELKNVNDTGHSLFVFALPEAKAAK from the coding sequence ATGAATTTCAAGACCCTCGCCCTGGCCGCTGCGATCAGCGCCACCTTCGTGCCCGCAGCGTTCGCTGACATGGCCGCCTATCGTCCCGTGACCGACGCCAACGTGCTCAACCCCGAAGCCGGTGAATGGCTGATGTGGCGCCGCACGGTGGACAACCAGGCCTACAGCCCGCTGGAACAGGTCAACGCCAAGAACGTCGGCGAACTGCGCATGGAATGGTCGTGGTCGCTGCCCGTGGGCGGCCTGACCGAAGTCGCGCCCCTGGTGCGTGACGGCGTGATGTTCGTCGGCATGAACCGCTCCGTGGTTCAGGCCCTGGATGCCACCAATGGCAACCTGATCTGGGAATACAAGCACAAGAACCCGGAATGGACCGGCGGCTACCACGCCAGCCAGGCCGACCGCCAGCGCAACAACATCGTGTTGTACAAGGACAAGGTCTACCTGACCACGGCCGACGCGAAGATCGTCGCGCTGGACGCCAAGACCGGCAAGTCGCTGTGGGAAACCCAGGCTGCCGACTGGAAGAAGGGCTTCAGCTACACCGCCGGCGCCATGGTCGTCAACGGCTTGATCTACACCGGCATGTCCGGCTGCTCGATTGCCGACACCGGCGGCGGCTGCTTCATCATGGCCCACGATGCCGAGACCGGCAAGGAAGTCTGGCGCGTCAACACGCTGTCCGATCTGACGCGCAAGGAAGTCGAAGCCTCGTGGAACGGCATCCCTCCCGAAAACCGCTACGGCGGCTCGGCCTGGATCACCGGCGCCTATGACGCCAAGCGCGACACCTTGTTCTGGGGCGTGGGCATGCCCATCCCCTGGGCCGAGTCCGTGCGCGGCACGCAGGGCGGCGCGACGCTGTACACCAACTCGACGCTGGCCATCGATGCCAAGACCGGCAAGGTCAAGTGGTACTACCAGCATCTGGGCCGCGACGACTGGGATCTGGACAGCGTGTTCGAACGCGTGCTGGTCGAGTCGGAAATCGCGCCCGATGCCAAGGAAGTGCGCTATATGAGCGCCAAGGTCAAGCCGGGCAAGAAGTACGACGTCATCGTGACGGTGCCGGGCAAGTACGGCACGGCCTTCGTGCTCGAGCGCGACACGGGCGACCTGCTGTGGGCGCGCGACACCGCCTACCAGAACGTGGTCAAGGGCTTCACCAAGGATGGCAAGTCCATCCCCAACGCCGACCTGATCTCGAAGACCATCGACCAGACCGTGCACGTCTGCGGCGGCCGTTCGCTGGGCAAGCTGTGGCAAGCCGGCGCCTACAGCCCCAAGACCAACTCCTTCTACTTCCCCATGGCGGAGTCCTGCCGTGACCTGACGCCCAACCCGGGCGAATACGTCACCGGCGGTGCGCTGGGCTTCCAGAAGTCGGGCCCGGCCCAGGCGGCTCCCGGCGAGACCAACACCGGCCGCTTCTACGCGTTCAACGTGAAGACCGGCAAGATGGAGTGGGTCAAGAAGCAGGCCGCGCTGTTCACCTCGTCGGCGCTGACCACGGCGGGCGACCTGGTGTTCGTGGGCGACAGCATGCGCAACTTCACGGCTTTCGAGCAGGCATCGGGCAAGCAGCTGTGGAACAGCAAGCTCAACACCTCGGTGTCGGGCAACCCCATGACCTACAGCGTCAACGGCAAGCAGTACATCGCCATCACGACGGGTCCGCACGCACAGACGCCTACGGCGGTGGCGGTGAACCCCGAGCTGAAGAACGTGAACGACACCGGCCACTCGCTGTTCGTGTTCGCGCTGCCTGAAGCCAAGGCCGCCAAGTAA
- a CDS encoding c-type cytochrome, with amino-acid sequence MHVKTLAAALSAAAIMAPASLLAQPTNNFTLVQGKTASMGKLVAAANGQTVYALLTDSQKADEKAAALAACDKACQSQFTPVKAVGAKPQGWLLAQGLVGAVKRADGTLQATFNGLPLYTFADDQAAGDVNGQGFNKVAYVVSTVGKLNTAAPKQAQAAVPAAKTVAPVDAALFELGKEKYAATCSGCHGPNGEGAFGAALKGNKMIANDDAFIKQILVGSGDMPSFAPMLADADVAAIATFARNAWGNKLGGITVDQVKKLR; translated from the coding sequence ATGCATGTGAAGACCCTTGCGGCAGCCCTGTCGGCTGCTGCGATCATGGCGCCCGCCAGCCTGCTGGCCCAGCCCACCAACAATTTCACTCTGGTTCAGGGCAAGACCGCGTCGATGGGCAAGCTGGTTGCCGCCGCCAATGGCCAGACCGTCTATGCCCTGCTGACCGACTCGCAGAAGGCGGACGAGAAGGCCGCAGCCCTGGCCGCATGCGACAAGGCCTGCCAATCCCAGTTCACGCCCGTGAAGGCAGTGGGCGCCAAGCCCCAGGGCTGGCTGCTGGCGCAGGGCCTGGTGGGTGCGGTCAAGCGCGCCGACGGCACGCTGCAAGCCACCTTCAACGGCCTGCCGCTCTATACCTTTGCGGACGACCAGGCCGCTGGCGACGTGAACGGCCAGGGCTTCAACAAGGTGGCTTATGTGGTCTCCACCGTGGGCAAGCTGAACACCGCTGCCCCCAAGCAGGCGCAAGCCGCCGTTCCCGCCGCCAAGACCGTGGCTCCGGTCGACGCCGCGCTGTTCGAGCTGGGCAAGGAAAAGTACGCCGCGACCTGCTCGGGCTGCCACGGCCCGAATGGCGAAGGCGCGTTTGGCGCAGCGCTCAAGGGCAACAAGATGATTGCCAATGACGACGCCTTCATCAAGCAGATCCTCGTCGGCAGCGGCGACATGCCCAGCTTCGCGCCCATGCTGGCCGACGCCGACGTGGCCGCCATCGCCACCTTCGCGCGCAATGCCTGGGGCAACAAGCTCGGCGGCATCACCGTGGACCAAGTCAAGAAACTGCGCTGA
- a CDS encoding threo-3-hydroxy-L-aspartate ammonia-lyase, with translation MPSTAISVPLYADVEAAARRLDGVAHRTPVMRSRTADAQLGAQLFFKCENLQRMGAFKFRGAYNALSQFTDAQRKGGVLAFSSGNHAQAIALSAQLLDMPAVIVMPEDAPAAKMAATREYGAQVVTYNRFTEDREAISAQLARERGMTLIPPFDHADVIAGQGTVAKELFEEVPDLDYLFVCLGGGGLLSGSLLAAQALAPQCKVYGVEPETGNDGQQSLRSGTLVRIPTPKTIADGAQSQSLGDITFAVIRPAVEDILTVSDEQLVQALRFFAERMKIVVEPTGALAFAGALHGGVALAGARVGVIISGGNVDLERYARFLAD, from the coding sequence ATGCCATCCACCGCGATCTCCGTTCCCCTGTATGCCGACGTCGAGGCCGCCGCGCGCCGGCTCGATGGCGTCGCCCACCGCACCCCCGTAATGCGCTCGCGTACTGCCGATGCACAGCTGGGCGCGCAGTTGTTCTTCAAGTGCGAGAACCTGCAGCGCATGGGCGCATTCAAGTTTCGGGGCGCCTACAACGCGCTGTCGCAGTTCACGGACGCGCAGCGCAAGGGTGGCGTGCTGGCATTCTCGTCCGGCAACCACGCGCAGGCCATTGCGCTGTCGGCGCAGCTGCTCGACATGCCGGCCGTGATCGTGATGCCCGAAGATGCGCCGGCGGCGAAGATGGCGGCCACGCGCGAGTACGGCGCCCAGGTGGTCACCTACAACCGCTTCACCGAAGACCGCGAAGCCATCAGCGCGCAACTGGCCCGCGAGCGCGGCATGACGCTGATTCCACCGTTCGACCATGCGGATGTGATCGCCGGCCAGGGCACGGTGGCCAAGGAGTTGTTCGAAGAGGTGCCCGACCTCGACTACCTGTTTGTCTGCCTGGGCGGCGGCGGCCTGCTGTCGGGCAGTCTGCTGGCCGCGCAGGCACTTGCGCCGCAGTGCAAGGTCTACGGTGTCGAACCCGAGACCGGCAATGACGGCCAGCAATCGCTGCGCAGCGGCACGCTGGTGCGCATTCCCACGCCCAAGACCATTGCCGATGGCGCACAATCGCAGTCCCTGGGCGATATCACCTTTGCCGTGATCCGGCCTGCGGTCGAGGACATACTCACGGTTTCCGACGAGCAATTGGTGCAGGCGCTGCGCTTTTTTGCCGAACGCATGAAAATCGTGGTCGAGCCCACCGGCGCCCTGGCATTTGCCGGAGCCCTGCATGGCGGCGTTGCGCTTGCGGGTGCGCGCGTTGGCGTCATCATCAGTGGCGGCAATGTCGACCTCGAACGCTACGCCCGCTTCCTGGCGGACTGA
- the upp gene encoding uracil phosphoribosyltransferase, whose translation MSQVHLIDHPLVQHKLTLMRRKEASTNSFRRMLGELSTLMAYEITRDMPLQDIEIETPMETMTGKVIDGKKLVLVSILRAGNGFLDGMLNVVPGARIGHIGLYRDPETLQPVEYYFKMPSEMAERDIIVVDPMLATGNSAAAAVARLKQMNPKSIKFMCLLAAPEGIATMQKAHPDVPIYTAAIDRELDSHGYILPGLGDAGDRIFGTK comes from the coding sequence ATGAGCCAAGTTCATCTCATCGACCACCCGTTGGTCCAGCACAAACTCACGCTGATGCGCCGCAAGGAAGCCAGCACCAACAGCTTTCGCCGCATGCTCGGCGAGCTCAGCACCTTGATGGCCTATGAGATCACGCGCGACATGCCGCTGCAGGACATCGAGATCGAAACGCCGATGGAAACCATGACCGGCAAGGTCATCGACGGCAAGAAGCTGGTGCTGGTCTCGATCCTGCGCGCCGGCAACGGCTTCCTCGACGGCATGCTCAACGTCGTGCCGGGCGCGCGCATCGGCCACATCGGCCTGTACCGCGACCCCGAGACGCTGCAGCCGGTCGAGTACTACTTCAAGATGCCCTCCGAGATGGCCGAGCGCGACATCATCGTCGTCGACCCGATGCTGGCCACCGGCAACTCGGCCGCGGCCGCCGTGGCGCGCCTCAAGCAGATGAACCCCAAGTCCATCAAGTTCATGTGTCTGCTGGCCGCGCCCGAAGGCATTGCAACGATGCAGAAGGCCCACCCCGATGTGCCGATCTACACGGCGGCCATCGACCGCGAGCTCGACAGCCACGGCTATATCCTGCCGGGCCTGGGCGACGCCGGCGACCGGATCTTCGGCACGAAATAA
- a CDS encoding YebC/PmpR family DNA-binding transcriptional regulator produces MGAQWKSKGKALVADAKGKLFGKLAKEIMVAARGGADPAANSKLRLVVEQARKVSMPKDTLERAIKKGAGLTGETVNFEHVIYEGYAPHRVPVMVECLTDNLNRTAPEMRVAFRKGQMSAVAWDFDHVGMIEAEPAEAGADAELAAIEAGAQDFEAGEAEGSTLFITDPTDLDLVAKALPAHGFTVLSVKLGYKAKNPISASSLSAEQLEEVQAFLAGIDDNDDVQNLFVGLVD; encoded by the coding sequence ATGGGCGCGCAGTGGAAATCAAAGGGCAAGGCACTGGTTGCCGACGCCAAGGGCAAGCTGTTTGGCAAATTGGCCAAGGAAATCATGGTGGCCGCCCGCGGCGGTGCCGATCCGGCCGCCAACTCCAAGCTGCGCCTGGTCGTCGAGCAGGCCCGCAAGGTGTCGATGCCCAAGGACACCCTGGAGCGCGCGATCAAGAAGGGCGCGGGCCTCACGGGCGAGACCGTCAACTTCGAACATGTGATCTATGAAGGCTATGCGCCGCACCGCGTGCCGGTCATGGTCGAATGCCTGACCGACAACCTCAACCGCACCGCGCCCGAGATGCGCGTGGCCTTCCGCAAGGGCCAGATGAGTGCCGTGGCCTGGGATTTCGACCATGTAGGCATGATCGAGGCCGAACCTGCCGAAGCCGGCGCCGACGCCGAACTGGCCGCCATCGAGGCCGGTGCCCAGGACTTCGAAGCCGGCGAAGCCGAAGGCAGCACGCTGTTCATCACCGACCCGACCGATCTGGACCTGGTCGCGAAGGCGCTGCCGGCGCATGGTTTCACGGTGCTGTCCGTCAAGCTTGGCTACAAGGCCAAGAACCCGATCAGCGCGTCGAGCCTGAGCGCCGAGCAGCTCGAAGAAGTGCAGGCCTTCCTGGCGGGCATCGACGACAACGACGATGTGCAGAACCTGTTCGTGGGTCTGGTGGACTGA
- a CDS encoding PQQ-dependent sugar dehydrogenase, translating into MRPVFALPVAAAAALLTLALAPAAHAQPLAATPAAAGAPDVEARPVASGLENPWALAFLPDGRFLVTEKPGRMRIVEANGRLLAPLAGLPAIAAGGQGGLLDVQLDSDFARNRTLYFCFSEPGPNGDTAVNSTALARARLSSDATRLEDVKVIFSQQPKYASRLHFGCRIVERQVDGKSDGTLFLALGERSTAKEESQNLRSHFGKVVRVGKDGSVPADNPFRQRADALPEIWSRGHRNPQGAALGPDGQLWVHEHGPQGGDEINRPAPGKNYGWPVITYGENYGGGAIGKGITAQDGMEQPLHYWVPSIAPSGMAFISSDKYGAAWKGQMVVGALKSRMLERLEVRDGRVTARHLLLPRLGQRVRDVREGPDGLLYVLTDAGNGQLLRLEPKAR; encoded by the coding sequence ATGCGCCCTGTCTTTGCCCTCCCCGTCGCTGCCGCGGCCGCCCTGTTGACCCTGGCCCTGGCGCCCGCCGCGCATGCGCAGCCGCTGGCCGCGACACCGGCCGCGGCCGGGGCACCGGATGTCGAGGCAAGACCGGTTGCCAGCGGGCTGGAAAATCCCTGGGCGCTGGCCTTCCTGCCGGACGGGCGCTTTCTGGTCACCGAAAAGCCCGGCCGCATGCGCATCGTCGAAGCCAACGGCCGCCTGCTCGCACCGCTGGCCGGATTGCCGGCCATTGCCGCAGGCGGACAAGGCGGCCTGCTCGACGTACAACTCGACAGCGATTTCGCGCGCAACCGCACGCTGTACTTCTGCTTTTCCGAACCCGGCCCGAATGGCGATACCGCCGTCAACAGCACGGCGCTCGCGCGCGCCCGGCTCTCCAGCGACGCGACGCGCCTTGAAGACGTGAAGGTGATCTTCTCGCAGCAGCCCAAGTACGCGAGCCGGCTGCATTTCGGCTGCCGCATCGTCGAGCGCCAGGTGGACGGCAAGTCCGATGGCACGCTGTTCCTGGCGCTGGGCGAGCGCTCCACCGCGAAGGAGGAATCGCAGAACCTGCGCAGCCACTTCGGCAAGGTGGTGCGCGTCGGCAAAGACGGCAGCGTGCCTGCCGACAACCCTTTCAGGCAGCGCGCCGACGCGCTGCCCGAGATCTGGAGCCGGGGCCACCGCAACCCGCAGGGCGCGGCGCTGGGCCCGGACGGCCAGCTGTGGGTGCACGAGCATGGCCCGCAGGGCGGCGACGAGATCAACCGCCCCGCGCCCGGCAAGAACTACGGCTGGCCCGTGATCACCTATGGCGAGAACTATGGCGGCGGCGCGATCGGCAAGGGCATCACCGCGCAGGACGGCATGGAGCAGCCGCTGCACTACTGGGTGCCGTCCATTGCGCCGTCGGGCATGGCCTTCATCAGCAGCGACAAATATGGCGCGGCATGGAAGGGGCAGATGGTGGTCGGGGCGCTCAAGAGCCGCATGCTCGAGCGCCTGGAAGTCCGGGACGGCCGTGTCACCGCGCGCCATCTGCTGCTGCCCAGGCTGGGCCAGCGCGTGCGCGACGTGCGCGAAGGCCCGGACGGCTTGCTGTACGTGCTGACCGACGCCGGCAACGGCCAGCTGCTGCGCCTCGAGCCCAAGGCGCGCTGA
- a CDS encoding phosphate/phosphite/phosphonate ABC transporter substrate-binding protein, giving the protein MTLSTHDAVKRRQMLAQWLSIGLGAAGTARAQARSAPAQCAPLPQLRFAVIPKTQDDAQTRAYGLMAQALSAALGMPVEMVPAASYSAVVQGLQAGRIDVAELGPATYVQMQRNGAVALPFAALVNRPGTLNRYHALLVVRRGSRWRGWQDLRGATLALVDPASTSGALLPRLAMRKLSGMELEAYFSRVSYAGSHNRALAAVRDGLVDAAFVSSERLALAQERGLVAAGELRTLWTSAPLPTDALVMRRQLCPALQARLRQVFVQQQALLQPALQALGKQGVVAVEASDYAEVARMLGPGAP; this is encoded by the coding sequence ATGACACTCTCGACCCACGACGCCGTGAAGCGGCGACAAATGCTGGCGCAATGGCTGTCCATCGGCCTGGGGGCCGCTGGCACGGCGCGGGCCCAAGCGCGTTCTGCGCCCGCGCAGTGCGCACCGCTGCCGCAGCTGCGCTTTGCCGTCATTCCCAAGACCCAGGACGATGCGCAGACCCGGGCCTACGGCTTGATGGCCCAGGCGCTGTCCGCGGCGCTGGGAATGCCGGTCGAGATGGTTCCCGCTGCGTCCTATTCGGCCGTGGTCCAGGGGTTGCAGGCGGGGCGCATCGATGTGGCCGAACTCGGGCCTGCAACCTATGTGCAGATGCAGCGCAATGGCGCGGTGGCGCTGCCGTTTGCGGCCTTGGTCAACAGGCCCGGCACATTGAACCGCTACCACGCGCTGCTGGTGGTGCGCCGCGGCTCGCGCTGGCGCGGCTGGCAGGACCTGCGCGGCGCGACGCTGGCCCTGGTCGATCCGGCCAGCACCTCCGGCGCCTTGCTGCCCCGGCTTGCGATGCGCAAGCTGAGCGGCATGGAACTCGAAGCCTATTTTTCGCGCGTGTCCTATGCCGGCTCGCACAACCGCGCGCTGGCCGCCGTGCGCGACGGGCTGGTCGACGCGGCATTCGTCTCGAGCGAGCGCCTGGCGCTGGCGCAGGAGCGCGGGCTGGTGGCGGCCGGCGAGCTGCGCACGCTCTGGACGTCGGCACCGCTGCCCACCGATGCGCTGGTGATGCGCAGGCAGCTGTGCCCGGCGTTGCAGGCCCGGCTGCGCCAGGTCTTCGTGCAGCAGCAGGCGCTGCTGCAGCCGGCGCTGCAAGCCCTGGGCAAGCAGGGCGTGGTGGCGGTCGAGGCCAGCGACTACGCCGAGGTGGCGCGCATGCTGGGCCCTGGCGCGCCTTGA